TCAAGAAGTTTATGGATGACCTCGATCGTCTCTCCTGCCTCGAGAGTCAACTCATCCTCTTCCACAGCTTTATACCCTTTAGTGGTTTTGTAGAGCTCTCCTGATGTGGGTAAATATCATCAGTACAATCCGAACAGCATAATTAATAACTCCCTAGATAGTGTTTTGCATCTCGTATCAGTGGCAGTATGGCAATACACACTGACCTGTGTAATTAGGCTCTGGTTCGTCTGAATCATCTGCTCCATCCAGAGGCTCTAAGTATGAAGCTGGCACCCAGCCTCTCCTGGACTCACACTGACAAAACCACCAGCCTGTAAACATCAGATCACATCACACATCAGACCTGTTTAACTCTTTACTGATATTCCAGAATCTGTGGAAAGAGAGCTAAGTGAGTCCGAGTGGTTATGCAATGCAAGATTGTTCTTATCATTCAACATGTATTATCTATATTATACACTAATGTTGAACACTAGTTTGGGGTTGggataagatatttttttattgaatcaaaaaatgctgtaaaaaaaaaggattatgaaatattattataatttaaaataactgttttattatataaaagtgtTATCAATATCATAATTTTATCATAATCAATGTTGACAACAGTAGTGCTGCTTAATGATCAtatatgatgaatagaaagtttaaaattgtaatttaatttaaataaatattttgtaacaaatattaagtataaatgtatttactgtcacttttgaccaagtTATTCTAtacatttctttatatattacagtaatgcatataatatttatatattattgtatataatttacaattaaattttgattgtatttaattaaaacaattatattttgcattacaattattaataatagattAAATAATTTTTGAATGCAGCCACATTTCACTTCCTGCTCACCATTTGGGCTTTTTTCCACAATGTCCACCATGTCTCCCATCTTTAGAGAGAGCTCATAATTTGAGCTCTTGCTGTAGTCTGCGATCACTCTGTAGCTTTCGAGCATGATGGGCCCAGTGATTTCTGCACAAAGAAAACCAGCTATAAAATCCTGCTGGGAAATAGCATAAGGCATTTGCGGTTAGATTGTATCAAAGGGAGAATTTGTTCTTACCTGATGTGGTGTTGCCCCGTGCTCTGTTTGTGGACATAATGAAGGTCTCATTTCTTTTGTATCTACAGAAAGACAAAAGTAAAACATCATGTTTCTTGTAAATATTGTATTCTGTAGCAAAAAGCACAGttgaagtttttttattattatttttgggctTGCTAATTTATGTAGGGACATGATCAGTGAACATCATATGCAGGATTTGAACATGTATTGTCATAACGACTATGGCTCAAAGCATCAGAGCATGTGCATAACCACAAAGCCACAGCCCCAGCTAACTTTAGACTTACGGGTGCGGTGCTGGTGGAGTTTCATCTTCAGCCCGCATATTGAAGAAGTCACATACAAGGTGACAGCGGGAGATCTTCGGAGGCAAGTTGAGAAGAGAACGGAAGTATTCAGCAAGAGTCACCTGCCTCGTCTCTGTCGTCTTCTGATTGTCAAGCCATTTGGGAGCTGAGAGAGATTAATGACAGATTGTGAGCTGGAACGTGAcacttttattttcttaataaaggcaacattgtagtattgttgtgatctgcaaactaTTTTGACTTTATGATTCCAATATTTATTTTGCCTGCTATAACGGAGTACATTTGAATGGCTGCATATGACATATTTCGTAATTCTTTTCGtttaacttttattatatatctttgtatattatataaactacCACTACACCACACTGCACACTGAGTTTTGTAAGTGTGAGAAATCCAACTCTGTGGTATGGTCATGTTGCACAAACTCTTGTGACCCCATGGTTACAATATCTCTTTAACTTGCATGCAAGCCTGGAAAGTCCAAAGAAAACACTTATCAGCAAGTCCCAATATCAGAAAGTAATTTGCAGAACTGAAACTCAAACTCGAAAAAACCCAAAACAAGAAGGCATGGTATGCAAATAGAATTGGTGTAACATTATGTGTCATGTACCTTTTATGACTTCTAAGTTAATAAACTGATATGCTTGACAATAAGCAGATGTTTCCTCTTCATATACTGAGAACCAAAAGCTTTTTCTGTACTGTCTGAACAATGAAACTATCACATTACGTTGACTCATGTATTGCTTGACACTAGTCTGTAGATCCTGTTAACTTAGTAAATCGTTTAGGATATGTTGTTTTGTTCTTTCTGAAAGTGGATCAAATGATCTGAAGATCTGTGCTTTAATCACACAAGAATTTACCTGGTAATGTGGGAATGATTCTGTCATTGCCATCAATGTCTCCTGCCTCAATTGGGAACATTTCCTTCAAagctttctgtaaaaaaaatatatatagatagatgttGCAGTCTGATTTTAGGCTatgtttttttatacaaatatgaCAGCGTGATTAAAAATATAGGAAAAGCTTGCagtaatgaaaatgaaatcaggTAGGGAAAGGAAAGTGTAACACTTTACTATACTTTCAATCG
Above is a window of Carassius carassius chromosome 4, fCarCar2.1, whole genome shotgun sequence DNA encoding:
- the LOC132129647 gene encoding neutrophil cytosol factor 1-like, giving the protein MAESYVRHVELLGFEKRFFPSQHYVYMLLVKWSDQSEKLVYRRYPEIHTFHKALKEMFPIEAGDIDGNDRIIPTLPAPKWLDNQKTTETRQVTLAEYFRSLLNLPPKISRCHLVCDFFNMRAEDETPPAPHPYKRNETFIMSTNRARGNTTSEITGPIMLESYRVIADYSKSSNYELSLKMGDMVDIVEKSPNGWWFCQCESRRGWVPASYLEPLDGADDSDEPEPNYTGELYKTTKGYKAVEEDELTLEAGETIEVIHKLLDGWWVVRKGEDTGFYPSMFLCRTGERKEVDAEKDVVKRATPPPRRSTIRNAQSIHAKGRQRITQDTYRRQSRRYLQHRGRLNSQSSNGTRSPLQERKTNRENIANSGSPQAEDQDESIPIIPPRPSPQLILERCTENTCKRVSIHEAN